The nucleotide sequence AAATACCGAGATTTGATCCCACGGTCATGCCCTTCACACTGACCCGTAGGAAGCGTTGTGGGTGTTTTAGCTCGCCACGTGATAAAAACCACGCCGACCACATGACGTGTATAGGAAGCCATCATATAAGAATATTTGTTGTGGTAAATGAAAATGTTGTATTGTTGTGGAGTTGTGAGAGTAATTATGCTGGTGTGGCAATATTGTGGGATGGAGGGAACATTGTGGTAAATATTGTGTTGTGATGTTGTGGGGTGGTTGTTaatttattaaaatataatatttgggCGAATAAAGAAAGAAAACTTTAAAATTTTTGTCCAATCAAAATAATACGTTCTCGTTGTCGAATCTGTGGTTTGCTCCCATAACATTCTCTTCTACAACAGCCCCATGAAGTGTTGTGGAACAACTAGAAGCCCCACAACAAAATATTGTGCAAGTGTGAGTGCACAAATTAATAATAAGTGAATTAATGATACGTGAGAGACATATCTTTATAGTGAAATAAATGATAACAGAAAAGTGcacacaattttttttatttataataattatacatgtaatAGTCTTGATATGTTATCAAACAAATTTATTTTACCACCGGTCGTTAAAAAAAGTAAACAAGAAAATAATAGCAATCATATCTTTAGGCCTTACACGATAACATACAAGAATATAAAGATTGCAATAATCCCATGATTTAACGAACAAGAACATCGGAATTTAGAGCTTCTTTAAAATGAGGGATGTCTTGTTTATCTAGAAAGACATATGCCTCTACATCCTTACCTCCCGCATCGTCCATCAAGATCGTGGTATTTATTACAGGAAAGCTGCCACATGTTGCCCAAATGGGCTTTCCAAAACCAAAGTCCGTTTCATAAAAGGGGAACTTACACCAGCTAGTAAACACAACCACAAAATTTGATTCATCAACGTTCAAGGCAACATCTAAAATGGAATTAATAACCAGTGTTTGCCCTTCTTCACTATCGGGAGATACCTTTGAAAGATCATTTAATGTTTTCTTGACAGAAACTGTTAAGAGATCTGCCAATTCTTGGGTTGTAATCTCCCGATTCATAGATCTTGTGCACGAATAAGTAAAAAGATTCCCACATGAGTGATTGGGTATTAAGGTAGCCATTTTTTCCCTTAGGCTTACGGGTTGTATGAGTACAGATTCTCTTGGATAATTGTTCTTTTTTCGATCAACACGAAGGAGAGCATTCCAAATGATAGCCGATACCAATTGTACCTTTGACCATTTGCAATTGCTATACTTACCACTCGCGACAGCCCTTGTTCTAATGTTTGATATTTCACTCTCGCTGAACGAAAATTTCATTCTTGTATACTTGCTTAACATATCATCGCTTATATTAGTAGATGGATTACGATGAAAACCACGACCAGGAAATAAAGTCGATGAGTTGAAAAAAGTAGTCCCGTCTAATAACTCAGTCGCATGAGTATCTTCTTTCCGATTCATAGCAGACCATTCGTTTAGAAATGTACATAGAGTGGATGCATCAACGATCTTGTGTGAAGCGTTTACACCAACTGCTACACCTCCACATTCGAACGTTGTCTCTTGAATTGTCAATAGTGGGTTATTAAAAGTATGGCGTGTTTTCAATGGAATGAATTCATCTACCAAATTAACATCAAATTCAGAATCAAGAAAATCTTGAAGTTTAATGCTAACTTTGGAGTGTATAAATCCAACACCTTCATCATTGCACTCAATAATATTTTTATCTTCAACATATCTACCGGCAAGAGGGTAGAATCGTGTTAAGGTTTTTTCGAGGGATTTTTCTAACTCGACAGTGAAATTTGAGTTGATTTTCTTACTTTGGGGGTAGAAAATAACAATAGTTAAATTCCTTGTTTCTCGAATCATCTCATCCGTGAAACCGATCATATAATAACGATGGGTTTCAGGAGTTGGAACAAAGGGTTTTAACAATTTGCTTGACTGCTTTTCAACCTTCATTGCCATATTAAGCTTGTTcagtaattaaattaaatataattaaattaataaggaGGGATGCTTTACCCAAAACATGACCCACTATTTATATTGAGCAAGACGTTACTCTTTTAACAGAAGTGTAAACAAAACTACCAAATAGCTTAATATTGTAAGAAGTCTAGGGGTGCTCTACCACCCGCAACTAGTCCAATTGTAGTGATTCTAGAGTAAGCTCTTTCC is from Rutidosis leptorrhynchoides isolate AG116_Rl617_1_P2 chromosome 10, CSIRO_AGI_Rlap_v1, whole genome shotgun sequence and encodes:
- the LOC139870467 gene encoding pelargonidin 3-O-(6-caffeoylglucoside) 5-O-(6-O-malonylglucoside) 4'''-malonyltransferase-like, yielding MAMKVEKQSSKLLKPFVPTPETHRYYMIGFTDEMIRETRNLTIVIFYPQSKKINSNFTVELEKSLEKTLTRFYPLAGRYVEDKNIIECNDEGVGFIHSKVSIKLQDFLDSEFDVNLVDEFIPLKTRHTFNNPLLTIQETTFECGGVAVGVNASHKIVDASTLCTFLNEWSAMNRKEDTHATELLDGTTFFNSSTLFPGRGFHRNPSTNISDDMLSKYTRMKFSFSESEISNIRTRAVASGKYSNCKWSKVQLVSAIIWNALLRVDRKKNNYPRESVLIQPVSLREKMATLIPNHSCGNLFTYSCTRSMNREITTQELADLLTVSVKKTLNDLSKVSPDSEEGQTLVINSILDVALNVDESNFVVVFTSWCKFPFYETDFGFGKPIWATCGSFPVINTTILMDDAGGKDVEAYVFLDKQDIPHFKEALNSDVLVR